Within Malus domestica chromosome 04, GDT2T_hap1, the genomic segment tccaaaatgtACAACtattaaatggttttatttATCCTTGATTTATATATACAACAATTAGTCAATTACTATCTACGcagaaaacagagagagagagagagagagatcagacTGCTGCTCTGCTCAGGTTGGCTGGAAACTgcttttcttaaattaaatatccggtttgtcattttcacccttgggtGAGTCTACTTTTTAAGGGTACTACTGTCATTTCGAGGATATTCTCGTCCACTTAGGGTCGTTGGTCGGCTCTTGTGGGCCCATTTTGTGACCACGAACGATCACTCCgatgttggattttttttatcgATTATTTTTGGTAAATAATACTGGTAAGAATTAAGAGATTATCAAATTTATCTTTCTTACCAAATTTATCTTTAATTATGTTGCTCTATTATTAGAGGAGTAGGGTTCAAACTCGAGATCTTAAGGGTAAAAATTAAAGTATCATTCAATAAGAGTACTAGCTAATTTAATTATTGATTAAGTACTTGTTTGTTATCTTAATTATGGTTTTTGTTTAACAAACGATAGTTTTTATACTAAGAGAGACGAGGTGAGCTTAATCTCACAATAgattagcaataatgtaattcaaattcgtctttggcataaatcgaacttaagacctctcacttataaatgaaaatGAATACTGTCATACCATAGTACTAGGTAGCTATCTTAATTATGTTTAAACTTGTCAACGTTAGTTCTTTCTGGTCTACTCCTAAGCTTGGGAATGGAAAGAAAATGCTTACCTTCAGAAGGAAAGATTCTTGCATACAACCAACGATACATTCCTCTCTTCCTAGTCACCTGAAGAGGAATGCATCTTTGGAGGACAGCATCTCCCGCTCAAAAACTACCCCCAACAGATGAGGCAAGAAAACCAGACCTTTGAGAAAATGTGACAGAAACTTATCCCCAATGACTTATGCCTCGAGGAAGTATTACCAAAATGCAAAAAATTGTAATCATCCAATGGAAAAACTGGGAGGTTATTTCTTCAAGTTTATACATTTTGAGTTGACGAAAGTATAAAGTATAACAGAGCTGTATATGCGGCAAAGTGCGATGACTTTGCACCAAGGATTGTAAATCAACTGTCTAACCTGACATAGATCATTGCCCTCAAccataaacataaaatttaagaaAGAATATACTTTCCTTTGCTCAATCAATTTTCTCAAGGCTCCCTGAACTTTCTATCTGAGGATTGCCAGTGCTGATCCGAGGATTGCCAGTGCTGATCTGAGGGCTGCCAGTAATGTTCTGAGGATTTCCAGTAATGTTCTGAGGGGTTCCGGTAATGTTCTGGGGGTTTCCAGTAATGTTCTGGGGGTTTCCGGTAATGTTCTGAGGGTTTCCGGTAATGTTCTGAGAGTTGTCGGTGCTGTCTTGAGGGTTTTGGGTGCTATTCTGAGGGTTGTCGTTGCTGTCCTGAGGGTTTTGGGTGCTGTTCTGAGAGTTGTTGGTGCTGTCTTGTGGGTTTTGGGTGCTGTTCTGAGGGTTGTCGTTGCTGTCCTGAGGGTTTCTGCTGCTATAATGTGGGCTTCCGGCTTGAGCACAGGTAATGGCTGGGGTAGAATCCATAAGACTGGCAGCTATAGCAGCTTTCAAATCCTCATCTTCCATTTCTGAAAGCAAATCTGCTTCCTCATTTGATAGAAATTGTGCTGAAGATTGTGGATTCAAATTTGTTCTTTCAGGCTGAGCCTTTGTGGAGTTGCAGGATTTATTTATCCTCTCAGCATCTTCAGGTGAAAGCCACTGCCCATAACCATTAGAAGCTTCGGAGGATGAGATGGGACACTCTTTTGGGAAGTTGCCTCTCACCAGGAAAATGCTCCAACCCGAGCCTTTTAGTGTGTCCAGATAGGCTGAAAGGTAAAACTTTGAGAGGTGCAATGGAGCCGCATAAAGACTGTCGAAGTTATACCACTCTCCACTCACTTTCCGGATACAAAACCAATGATCCTGCAAATGACAGATAAATGCATTTTCAAGCTCAGGATCTATCTGGGCGGGCTCAGCAACCGGAGAATCAAGGGGGATGACCTGCAGATCCCAAACCTCTAAAGCCCTTTGTAGAACCTGCGAATGAAAACTTCAATGGTTTGCAAATCATGGAAATTCTGGAATCTCTTGCAAAGCAATAATCatgataaaaaataatgaaactGCAACCTGTTGTTACAATCAAAGCTTAAAagtaaattaaccaaaaaagaaCCAACTACATACTTGTATATAACCACTAACTTTGTTTGGCAGCATAAAATGATAAGGAAATTCAGTACAAAGCTAAATTACTAATATATGAACTCGGTATGGAATGGAATCACACCCAGCAAAATAAAATGCTACGgaactaaaaatatttccaaattTAGTAATTACTATTTTGCAAATGAGGAAACCCGAAGGCAAATCCATTTCAACGTAATAACATATAAAATAAGTCCATATAAAAGAACCTAATTAATAGCTTGTTTTGCTTTTCCACTGTCATATATCCATACAATTCATCGCCAATTAGGGTAACCACAATCTGCTCATGCTGGGGGAAGTTGTACTCTCCATGGGTGTATCAAAACATGTCGAAGCGTAATCATCACGAAGTATATAGGACCAAGTCGCTTACAAGCTTCCATTGGTGAAATAAACCAAcatgaaaaccaaaaaatacCCTTGGAGGAAGCACATTTTCCACCAGAGATTTGTGACTGGGAGACACAGGGTTAAGGCCATGACAAAGTAAAGTGTAGTAGTATTGGTACTCTTGAATTTTTCATGCaagtgaaaaataataaaactgaagaacaaagaataatTCAGTACGAACATTTGCATATGTTCACTCAGCATTAACAGATTGACTAACTAAGGCATCGTAATGACCTCAACTTCATCATTCGTACAATACTACACCCGTAAATTGTTCTATCCCTCATTTAAAACATCCCATATGTATACATATCCAATTTGTACAGACACGCATACATAGGGGAATAATCAAGTGAAAAGCCCTTCATCCAAGTTAGTCTTACTAAAATACAGGTCTGGCTTCATCATTGCCTCTTAAACCTAGATAGTTAATACCACAAAACACGTGGCCACGCACATGCACGTGGCCACGCACATGCGCGTGCGCACACACGCACATAAAAGTAAACAGCTAATCAAAAGTAATTGGTGATCGAGTCCTTTGGTACACGTGgccacacacacaaacacatggAAGCCAAATACTAATCATAGTACTCAATAATCAAGTTGTTTGGTACTGCTAGTTAACCGGTACTATCAGCTCTAGTATGAAACAACCACGTGACAAGCTTTTCTTGGCCAAAAATTATTCAAGGCATACGTCCCACGGAAAGCCATGCCAAGATCAACCTCAATTCAACATGGCTCCAGCTATATTCCAGAAACCCTCCCTTGcactcaacaacaacaacaacaacaacaaagccttttcccactaagtggggtcggctatatgaatcctagaacgccattgcgctcggttttgtgtcatgtcctccgttagatccaagtactctaagccttttcttagagtctcttccaaagttttcctaggtcttcctctaccccttcggccatgaacctctgtcccgtagtcacatcttcgaaccggagcgtcagtcggccttctttgcacatgtccaaatcaccggaaccgattttctcctTATAACATTACAAAGGTTCAAGAACCACCTAATCAATCTTTTGTAAAGCCAAATCCCAGTGCTTTTCTCCTGGTGGAATAATGGAATTAACTAATACAAATCCCATGACAAGAAAACCCAGATGGAAAGCATCATATATTCGTAAACATTCATAAACAATTAACAAACAGAGAATCATATATtcaaaatgtttcaaaaaacaaaagactCTACTTTTTCCCCCCTCCAACTAGCTCAAACGttaaattcaaaaaccaaatAACCCAATGCAACAAAGATTACTATACCACTGAATCAAACGATAAAATCACAGACTAACTCTGTCAAAAGTTCCAAATTATACAATaaatcagtaaaaaaaaaaaaattaaaagcaaatttaagttacagcaaaaaattaaaacagaCAAT encodes:
- the LOC103433562 gene encoding ataxin-3 homolog, with protein sequence MEGASNGGMLYHEVQESKLCAVHCVNTVLQGPFFSEFDLAALASDLDRKERQMMLVEGGSHAGDFLSEESHNVSLDGDFSIQVLQRALEVWDLQVIPLDSPVAEPAQIDPELENAFICHLQDHWFCIRKVSGEWYNFDSLYAAPLHLSKFYLSAYLDTLKGSGWSIFLVRGNFPKECPISSSEASNGYGQWLSPEDAERINKSCNSTKAQPERTNLNPQSSAQFLSNEEADLLSEMEDEDLKAAIAASLMDSTPAITCAQAGSPHYSSRNPQDSNDNPQNSTQNPQDSTNNSQNSTQNPQDSNDNPQNSTQNPQDSTDNSQNITGNPQNITGNPQNITGNPQNITGTPQNITGNPQNITGSPQISTGNPRISTGNPQIESSGSLEKID